The Geothrix sp. DNA segment GCGACCCTTGGCGCGGCGGCGCTTGAGCACCAGGCGGCCGTTCTTGGTCTTCATGCGGCTCAGGAAGCCGTGGGTCTTGGCGCGGCGACGGTTGTTGGGCTGAAACGTGCGCTTCATGGTTCCACCTCGGGGGTTCCCTCCCAGGGAGGAGAACGAACCTTTGAGGTTATCAGCGAGGGCTGGCGGGCTCAAGAGGATTTCCGCTCTCTTCCCCCAGCCGATGG contains these protein-coding regions:
- the rpmH gene encoding 50S ribosomal protein L34; this translates as MKRTFQPNNRRRAKTHGFLSRMKTKNGRLVLKRRRAKGRHVLAL